The following coding sequences are from one Paenibacillus stellifer window:
- a CDS encoding winged helix-turn-helix transcriptional regulator, with product MTFAEVDNQPYSGCPVSVTLEVIGGKWKGVILYHLLSGTKRYNELRRLQPEVTQRMLTLQLRELEEYGIVHREIYRQIPPRVDYSLTEFGQSLGPIIIAMKEWGERNKQAIYSVKAKCSEPEKPGGSAPAGEA from the coding sequence ATGACATTCGCAGAGGTGGACAATCAGCCATATTCCGGATGCCCCGTCAGCGTCACGCTGGAGGTCATTGGCGGTAAATGGAAGGGGGTAATCCTGTATCATTTGCTGTCCGGGACCAAAAGATATAATGAACTCCGCCGGCTGCAGCCGGAGGTCACTCAGCGCATGCTTACGCTGCAGCTCCGCGAACTGGAGGAGTACGGCATCGTTCACCGTGAGATATATAGACAGATCCCGCCGCGTGTCGATTATTCCTTGACCGAATTCGGCCAATCGCTCGGGCCAATCATTATTGCGATGAAGGAATGGGGAGAGCGCAATAAGCAGGCAATCTACAGCGTCAAGGCGAAATGCAGCGAACCGGAGAAGCCGGGCGGCTCCGCACCTGCGGGTGAAGCGTAA
- a CDS encoding ABC1 kinase family protein: MSEFFQLMKDVRFRRTMRMIFKFAWDFWWLGRQKHFIPRRRLEARTKALYRKQAAYFTKTAMDMGGLIIKLGQHVSAQVDILPKEVIDELSKLQDSVASVDFTEIKHRLESELSATIDEIFAEFSPTPIAAASLGQVHRATLRTGEEVAVKVMRPGVEDIIAIDWKSIQVAIRLLKRQTKIADFMDLDAVYDEFYETVMAELDYQKEGRNAEDFQMQLIHRDDIVVPGIHWSYTTSKVLTMEFLEGAKINDFAKLDAWGVDRTKLAKSLMEIFIEQILVEGFFHADPHPGNVLVQPDGTIALIDFGMVGRIADDMKAQMIALVMAVYLKDAHGAIDALNRLRFLRRNVDLEVFSRNLTLLFEQLNGDTFDLSFVTSGDNSEELRHFLYSQPFQLPANTTFLGKAMITVYGLCLGLDPELDLIGTAKPYVEEVMRGDLRGSAVSTVVNEGKNLLKGIIPTTKKFISVVDKMDSGNLRVKLSSSFEKKLIDTQNKNTGRIVATIIGAVLFLTAANLWNEVNHIVSYVLGTLGLLIMLGQLKARESRREARHARQMQAMREQSRLEKSKFKSR; this comes from the coding sequence ATGAGTGAATTCTTTCAATTGATGAAGGATGTCAGATTCAGAAGAACTATGCGAATGATTTTTAAGTTTGCTTGGGATTTCTGGTGGCTGGGCAGGCAAAAGCACTTTATTCCGAGACGGCGCTTGGAAGCCAGAACAAAAGCATTATATCGAAAACAGGCAGCTTATTTTACGAAGACTGCAATGGATATGGGCGGATTAATTATCAAGCTGGGTCAGCATGTGAGTGCGCAAGTGGATATTTTGCCGAAGGAAGTCATTGATGAATTGTCCAAGCTGCAGGATTCTGTAGCGTCAGTGGATTTTACCGAGATCAAACATAGGCTGGAGAGTGAGCTCAGCGCAACCATTGACGAGATTTTTGCTGAGTTTAGTCCGACTCCTATCGCTGCGGCTTCCTTAGGACAGGTACATCGGGCGACCTTGCGAACAGGTGAAGAAGTCGCAGTGAAAGTGATGCGTCCTGGAGTCGAGGATATTATCGCCATTGATTGGAAATCCATACAAGTTGCTATTCGATTATTGAAACGCCAGACGAAGATTGCAGACTTCATGGACCTCGATGCCGTGTATGATGAGTTCTACGAAACCGTTATGGCAGAGCTCGATTATCAAAAAGAGGGACGAAATGCCGAAGACTTTCAGATGCAGTTGATCCATCGGGATGATATCGTTGTTCCAGGCATTCATTGGTCCTATACAACTTCAAAAGTTTTAACCATGGAGTTTTTAGAAGGTGCAAAAATCAACGATTTTGCTAAGCTTGATGCTTGGGGTGTTGATCGGACTAAATTAGCGAAGTCATTGATGGAAATATTTATAGAGCAGATTCTGGTGGAAGGTTTCTTTCATGCAGACCCGCACCCGGGAAATGTCCTCGTGCAGCCTGACGGCACAATAGCATTAATCGATTTTGGGATGGTCGGACGAATTGCAGATGATATGAAGGCGCAGATGATAGCACTTGTAATGGCTGTGTATTTAAAGGATGCTCACGGCGCAATTGATGCCCTTAATCGTTTAAGATTTTTAAGACGGAATGTAGACTTAGAGGTGTTTTCAAGGAATCTTACGTTATTATTCGAACAACTTAACGGTGATACGTTTGACTTGAGTTTTGTGACGTCAGGTGACAATTCAGAAGAGTTACGCCATTTCCTCTATTCTCAGCCCTTTCAGTTACCTGCAAACACCACATTTTTGGGAAAAGCAATGATAACAGTTTATGGACTTTGTCTAGGACTGGACCCTGAGCTTGATTTGATTGGGACCGCTAAGCCTTACGTCGAAGAGGTTATGCGTGGCGATCTGCGAGGAAGTGCTGTTTCCACCGTTGTCAATGAAGGCAAGAATCTTCTAAAAGGAATCATTCCTACGACAAAGAAGTTTATTTCTGTAGTCGATAAAATGGATAGCGGAAATTTGCGGGTAAAGTTATCGAGCTCCTTTGAGAAAAAATTAATAGATACGCAAAATAAGAATACAGGACGGATTGTTGCCACAATCATTGGAGCGGTATTGTTCCTGACTGCTGCAAACCTGTGGAATGAAGTAAATCATATCGTTTCTTATGTGCTCGGCACCCTGGGGCTGCTCATTATGCTCGGCCAACTCAAAGCGAGAGAAAGCCGCCGTGAAGCAAGACATGCCAGACAGATGCAGGCTATGCGTGAACAGAGCAGATTAGAAAAGTCGAAGTTTAAATCCCGTTGA
- a CDS encoding phosphoribosylaminoimidazolecarboxamide formyltransferase, producing the protein MSVISLRYGMNPHQQHAQLYTNGSLPIQILNGEASYINFLDALNAFQLVRELRRSIGQPSAASFKHVSPAGAAVYSPLSDSLVKSYFVEDMKLSPLAIAYARARGGDRMSSFGDCAAFSDRVDVTVAHLLKKEVSDLIIAPGYDEDALELLKKKKNGKYLILEMDADYIPEKIERRSVFGITMEQERNDAEISGAVLQNIVTTEQVIPDNAKRDLLIALITLKYTQSNSVCFASGGQTIGIGAGQQSRIHCTRLAAGKADNWWLRQHPIVSRMDFRAGISRTEMNNAIDGWTNEDFTSAEEMQWRHYFNAVPERLTKSEKQKWLAGLKEVSYASDAFLPFRDNIDRSAQSGVKYVVQTGSSLRDKQVIEAANEYGMVMACSGIRLFHH; encoded by the coding sequence ATGAGCGTAATTAGTTTAAGGTATGGAATGAACCCCCACCAACAGCACGCACAACTTTACACCAATGGGAGCTTGCCAATCCAAATTTTGAACGGTGAAGCCAGCTACATTAACTTTCTGGATGCCTTAAATGCTTTCCAGCTTGTTCGAGAGCTTAGACGAAGTATCGGCCAACCGTCGGCAGCTTCGTTCAAGCATGTCAGCCCGGCCGGTGCTGCTGTCTATTCCCCGTTGAGCGACTCGCTTGTCAAATCTTATTTTGTGGAGGATATGAAACTGTCCCCTTTGGCTATTGCTTACGCAAGAGCAAGAGGGGGGGATCGAATGTCATCATTTGGCGACTGTGCGGCATTCAGTGATCGGGTTGATGTGACCGTGGCCCATTTACTCAAAAAAGAGGTCTCGGATCTCATTATCGCGCCAGGATATGACGAGGATGCATTGGAGCTTCTCAAAAAGAAAAAGAACGGAAAGTACCTTATACTGGAAATGGATGCGGATTATATACCCGAAAAGATTGAAAGAAGGTCCGTATTCGGCATCACAATGGAGCAAGAGCGAAACGATGCGGAGATTTCGGGGGCGGTCCTGCAGAACATTGTAACAACAGAGCAAGTCATCCCAGACAACGCGAAGAGGGATCTCCTTATTGCTCTTATTACGCTCAAATACACGCAGTCCAACTCCGTTTGTTTTGCGTCAGGCGGTCAGACGATCGGGATTGGCGCAGGGCAGCAGTCACGAATTCATTGTACGCGGCTTGCAGCAGGAAAGGCAGACAATTGGTGGCTCAGACAGCACCCAATCGTAAGTCGAATGGATTTCCGGGCAGGGATATCGCGTACCGAAATGAATAATGCAATAGACGGATGGACGAATGAAGATTTTACATCAGCCGAAGAGATGCAGTGGCGGCATTATTTTAATGCGGTACCTGAACGGTTGACTAAATCCGAGAAACAGAAGTGGCTTGCCGGCTTAAAAGAAGTGTCCTATGCTTCCGATGCTTTTCTCCCTTTCCGCGATAATATCGATCGATCCGCCCAAAGCGGCGTTAAATATGTGGTTCAAACTGGCAGTTCTTTGCGTGATAAACAAGTCATTGAGGCTGCGAACGAATATGGCATGGTAATGGCCTGTTCGGGTATCCGATTGTTCCATCATTAA
- a CDS encoding IS110 family transposase has translation MKYKQSKKQNQRITRISENTLVVGADIAKDTHVARAIDFRGIELGKDCVFSNTRAGLEQLVQWMKELQQEHAKSDVLFGIEPTGHYWFTLAEYLGRQGIPLVIVNPHHVHKSKELEDNSPTKNDYKDAKVIADLVRNGKYSEPKLPTSVYADLRILMNLREKIMVNFGQVQRRVQNWLDRFFPEYTQVFKDWEGKASRITLSEFPTPGEIVEMGTEAIVQRWKKDVKRAVGAKRALHLMETARRSIGLTEGLPGAKVEIKTLLEQYEMFARQLEEILAEVERLLAQIPGTKEMLTVPGVAVVTLAGFLAEVGDLSGYEHGQQIIRLAGLNLKENSSGKKKGKSSITKRGRARLRALLFRAVMPMVAKNAEFKALHQYFTKRSQNPLKKKQSLVALCGKLIRVLHTLGTKQVPYNANDVLGPVRQAQLQMAA, from the coding sequence ATGAAGTATAAACAATCGAAGAAACAGAATCAACGAATCACCCGAATTTCCGAAAATACCCTCGTGGTCGGCGCAGATATCGCCAAAGATACCCATGTGGCTCGCGCCATAGACTTTCGAGGGATCGAACTGGGTAAGGATTGTGTGTTCTCTAATACCCGTGCCGGACTCGAGCAACTGGTTCAGTGGATGAAGGAGCTTCAGCAGGAGCATGCCAAGAGTGACGTCCTCTTCGGTATTGAGCCCACCGGACACTACTGGTTTACGCTGGCGGAATATTTAGGGCGGCAGGGCATTCCTTTGGTCATTGTGAATCCGCATCACGTACACAAAAGCAAAGAACTGGAAGACAATTCACCCACGAAAAATGACTATAAAGATGCCAAGGTCATTGCCGATTTGGTGCGAAACGGGAAGTACAGCGAGCCCAAACTGCCAACGAGCGTTTACGCCGACCTGCGGATTCTCATGAATCTTCGGGAGAAGATCATGGTGAACTTCGGGCAGGTGCAAAGACGGGTGCAGAACTGGCTGGACCGCTTTTTTCCGGAGTACACGCAGGTCTTCAAAGACTGGGAAGGCAAGGCATCACGCATTACGCTTAGCGAGTTTCCAACGCCAGGAGAAATCGTAGAGATGGGCACAGAGGCCATTGTCCAGCGGTGGAAAAAAGACGTAAAACGAGCCGTAGGGGCGAAACGAGCGCTGCACCTCATGGAAACGGCGAGGCGTTCCATCGGGCTTACGGAAGGACTTCCCGGAGCGAAAGTGGAGATCAAGACGCTTCTGGAGCAGTATGAGATGTTCGCCAGACAACTCGAAGAGATTCTGGCCGAGGTGGAACGTCTCCTTGCTCAAATTCCGGGAACGAAAGAGATGCTTACCGTTCCGGGCGTAGCCGTAGTTACGTTGGCAGGGTTTCTCGCCGAAGTCGGGGATCTGAGCGGTTACGAGCATGGACAGCAGATTATTCGGCTCGCCGGACTAAACCTCAAGGAGAACAGTTCGGGAAAGAAAAAGGGCAAATCCAGTATTACTAAACGTGGACGCGCACGCCTAAGGGCGCTGCTGTTCCGGGCGGTGATGCCCATGGTGGCAAAGAACGCCGAGTTTAAGGCACTGCACCAGTATTTCACCAAGCGAAGTCAAAATCCGCTCAAGAAAAAGCAATCCCTTGTAGCCTTGTGTGGGAAGCTCATTCGCGTGCTTCATACGCTCGGAACCAAGCAGGTTCCGTACAACGCAAACGACGTGTTAGGGCCGGTGCGTCAGGCTCAGTTACAGATGGCAGCTTAA
- a CDS encoding transglutaminase-like domain-containing protein → MNLICESQVVDDYLTMTAEVDYDHLLIAELTSKLAASSQDQVDFIKQSYEYVRDQIDHSWDIQSSRITCSASETLIHNEGICYAKANLLCAMLRRAGIPSGFCYQRLTIGDTPDTGYCIHALNAVYIQELRTWIRLDARGNKPGIHAEFSLNEERLAFPIRKDYDEADYLTIYKSPNVKTIEALKTNSNCINMYLHGLPDQL, encoded by the coding sequence ATGAATCTTATCTGTGAATCGCAAGTCGTTGACGATTACTTGACCATGACAGCAGAGGTCGATTATGATCACCTCCTGATTGCTGAATTGACTTCCAAATTGGCAGCATCATCACAAGATCAAGTGGATTTTATTAAACAGTCGTATGAATATGTCAGAGATCAGATTGACCATTCTTGGGATATCCAGAGTTCTAGAATTACTTGTTCCGCATCGGAAACATTGATTCATAATGAAGGCATTTGTTATGCAAAAGCGAACCTTTTGTGTGCAATGTTGCGAAGAGCAGGCATACCATCTGGATTCTGTTATCAACGACTTACGATCGGGGACACTCCAGATACGGGATATTGTATTCACGCATTAAACGCTGTTTATATACAGGAATTGAGAACGTGGATCCGTTTGGATGCACGAGGCAATAAACCTGGAATCCACGCAGAGTTTTCATTGAATGAAGAAAGACTTGCCTTTCCGATCCGAAAAGATTATGACGAGGCTGACTATTTGACCATATATAAGTCTCCGAATGTTAAGACCATCGAAGCGTTAAAAACCAACTCTAACTGCATAAATATGTATCTTCATGGTCTACCCGACCAGTTGTGA
- a CDS encoding macrolide family glycosyltransferase has translation MRSDRNGARSIFINGGSEGHINPTIGVVQELVSRGEEVVYFCIEAFRERMEKTGASVRTFDGQKFIQAFISGGRNYLLQRVSGLLLTADIVIPSVLEQIQGEHFDYIIHDSMFGCGRMLAQILKLPAISSCTSFAQTEESFDTIMAQSLTDAPAEIMKPINDKFQTLTVIIKEKYGAEIHSPYEVFCNPAPLTIVYTTRELQPSGEAFDTTYKFVGPSITARLTQAHFDFTAIKGTHPIYISLGTVFNQASDFYKLCFEAFGNSEHTIVMAIGDRVRISDLGKIPGNFIVDQYVPQTDVLQYAKLFITHGGMNSTHEGLYYGVPLIVIPQSADQPIIAEQVAKAGAGLKLQMQGLTVEELRDAVDHVLSRPSFKEAVTNIGKSLREAGGYHQAVEEIFEFMSR, from the coding sequence GTGAGGAGTGACAGAAATGGCGCGCGTTCTATATTTATTAATGGCGGATCAGAGGGACATATCAATCCAACGATTGGAGTTGTGCAGGAGCTTGTGTCGCGTGGGGAAGAGGTCGTGTACTTTTGCATAGAAGCGTTCCGGGAGCGTATGGAGAAGACGGGAGCTTCGGTACGGACTTTTGATGGTCAAAAGTTTATCCAGGCTTTTATATCAGGCGGACGGAATTATTTGCTCCAAAGAGTCAGCGGTCTTCTGCTTACGGCAGATATCGTTATCCCCAGTGTTCTTGAACAAATCCAGGGAGAGCATTTTGATTATATCATCCATGATTCCATGTTCGGCTGTGGACGTATGCTTGCCCAAATTCTGAAGCTTCCTGCGATCAGCTCTTGCACTTCTTTTGCCCAGACCGAAGAATCATTCGACACCATAATGGCGCAATCTCTCACAGATGCCCCTGCCGAAATCATGAAACCAATTAACGATAAATTTCAAACCCTGACGGTCATCATCAAGGAAAAATACGGTGCGGAGATTCACTCTCCTTACGAAGTATTTTGTAATCCTGCACCGCTTACCATCGTCTATACAACAAGGGAGTTACAACCTTCCGGCGAAGCTTTTGACACGACTTATAAATTTGTAGGTCCATCCATCACTGCACGGTTAACGCAAGCACACTTCGACTTTACTGCAATCAAGGGAACCCACCCAATTTACATCTCGCTAGGCACAGTCTTTAACCAGGCGAGTGATTTCTACAAGCTCTGTTTCGAAGCATTTGGGAACTCGGAGCATACGATTGTCATGGCTATCGGGGACAGAGTCCGAATTTCTGATTTGGGAAAAATACCTGGGAACTTCATCGTAGACCAATACGTTCCTCAGACGGATGTACTGCAATATGCCAAATTGTTTATAACACATGGCGGAATGAATAGTACCCATGAAGGTCTTTATTACGGGGTTCCGTTAATTGTAATCCCGCAAAGCGCGGATCAGCCGATTATTGCGGAGCAAGTGGCCAAAGCCGGAGCAGGCCTTAAATTGCAAATGCAAGGCTTGACTGTAGAAGAGCTGCGTGATGCTGTGGATCATGTGTTAAGCCGCCCATCTTTCAAGGAAGCTGTAACCAATATAGGGAAATCCCTTCGGGAAGCAGGCGGGTATCATCAAGCTGTTGAGGAGATTTTTGAATTTATGAGTCGTTAG
- a CDS encoding LysR family transcriptional regulator yields MNISQLETLIMISKTMSFRKAGELLNLTQPAVSAQIKSLEEEFKTQLVDRNQPVTLTDKGKVFLAHAEQIVNIVDDLKHRLADLDETPQGHIILGTTTSIAIQILPRILSYFQDQFPLIKTSIQSMSSTQIYQHVENGLVDVGIGYLIGDSPGMTTSVLYYDTFELVVSPRHPLAAQPGMARVEVLGQTPLILLSPDTVGRMFAEEVFAKHGIQSHVIMELTSSEEVKRMVELDLGAGIISKQSVAEEVRAGTLKIIPIMELEVTHPVGVITKSGKYVGSAMRQFLSDLKGMPETHFIGSE; encoded by the coding sequence ATGAACATCAGCCAACTGGAGACGCTAATCATGATTTCAAAGACGATGAGCTTCCGCAAGGCGGGAGAGCTGCTGAATCTGACCCAGCCTGCGGTCTCCGCGCAGATCAAAAGCCTTGAGGAAGAGTTCAAGACCCAACTGGTCGATCGAAACCAGCCGGTTACGCTGACGGATAAAGGCAAGGTGTTCCTTGCGCATGCGGAGCAAATCGTTAACATTGTCGATGACCTCAAGCACAGGCTCGCCGATCTGGACGAAACACCACAGGGGCATATTATACTCGGTACGACAACATCCATCGCCATACAGATTCTGCCGCGCATTCTTTCCTATTTCCAGGACCAATTTCCTCTTATCAAGACATCGATTCAGTCCATGTCCTCCACGCAGATCTATCAGCATGTCGAGAACGGCCTTGTCGACGTAGGCATCGGGTATCTGATCGGCGACAGCCCGGGAATGACAACCTCGGTTCTGTATTACGACACCTTCGAGCTTGTCGTCTCTCCGAGACATCCGCTGGCGGCGCAGCCCGGCATGGCCAGAGTCGAAGTGCTCGGCCAGACGCCGCTTATTCTGCTCTCTCCCGACACCGTGGGCCGCATGTTCGCCGAGGAGGTCTTTGCAAAACACGGCATCCAGAGCCATGTGATCATGGAGCTGACGAGCAGCGAGGAGGTCAAGCGGATGGTGGAGCTTGATCTGGGGGCAGGTATCATCTCCAAGCAGTCGGTGGCTGAGGAAGTCCGCGCCGGAACGCTCAAGATCATCCCGATCATGGAGCTTGAAGTAACGCATCCCGTTGGAGTCATAACCAAATCGGGCAAATATGTAGGCTCGGCGATGCGGCAGTTCCTGAGCGACTTGAAGGGAATGCCGGAGACACATTTTATCGGTTCGGAATAA
- a CDS encoding VOC family protein: protein MAENKLLRMDNVGIVVESLNDAISFFEEIGLKLEGRAIVEGEWAGRVTGLGSQNVEIAMMVTPDGHSRLELSRFVNPPTISDHRTAPVNALGYLRVMFTVEDIDEMVSRLTKHGAQLVGEVVQYEDSYRLCYIRGTEGLLIGLAEQLGNK, encoded by the coding sequence ATGGCCGAGAATAAACTACTAAGAATGGACAATGTCGGCATCGTTGTAGAATCCCTGAATGACGCAATTTCTTTCTTTGAGGAGATTGGTTTGAAGCTCGAAGGGCGGGCCATTGTTGAAGGTGAATGGGCTGGTCGCGTAACCGGACTGGGTTCTCAGAACGTAGAGATTGCTATGATGGTTACCCCGGATGGCCACAGCCGGCTTGAACTTTCGCGATTTGTTAACCCGCCTACGATATCAGATCACCGGACTGCTCCTGTGAACGCTCTCGGTTATCTGCGTGTGATGTTCACTGTTGAAGACATTGATGAAATGGTATCCAGACTCACTAAGCACGGTGCTCAGCTCGTCGGCGAAGTGGTTCAGTACGAGGACTCGTACCGGCTCTGCTACATTCGTGGAACCGAAGGACTGTTAATCGGTTTAGCGGAACAACTCGGAAATAAATAA
- a CDS encoding phosphotransferase, giving the protein MVELLDTLQGLDMSLETFGMIHFDYNDGNYSIDFDTGQITVYDFDNSCFGWYMFDLASIWGNGVGWIQFEPDASKRRKFMDDYFEIVLAGYRSETNLEDSMLDKLPLFIQVNLMENILGRFEDMGNNWEESECNEELSYLIKCLEEDILYMGFFHEIYSSEEPFGG; this is encoded by the coding sequence ATGGTAGAACTCCTTGATACCTTACAAGGATTGGATATGAGCCTGGAGACTTTTGGTATGATCCATTTCGATTACAATGATGGGAATTATTCGATAGATTTTGATACCGGACAAATAACTGTATATGATTTCGATAACTCATGTTTCGGTTGGTATATGTTTGACTTGGCCAGTATCTGGGGAAACGGCGTGGGCTGGATACAATTTGAACCAGACGCTAGTAAACGCAGAAAGTTCATGGATGATTATTTTGAGATAGTCCTCGCGGGATACAGATCCGAGACCAATCTCGAAGACTCGATGCTGGATAAGTTGCCGTTATTTATCCAAGTCAATCTTATGGAAAATATATTAGGCAGATTCGAGGATATGGGCAACAATTGGGAAGAGTCTGAGTGTAACGAGGAGCTGTCGTATCTTATAAAATGTCTGGAAGAAGATATCTTGTACATGGGATTTTTCCATGAGATTTACTCTAGTGAAGAGCCGTTTGGCGGCTAA
- a CDS encoding histidinol-phosphatase encodes MKFDLHTHHFRCGHADGNIRDYIEAGIQNGLKVIGISDHTPYFGHPEDRAFPHIAMAKSEFANYVEEVLSLKKEYDGVIDVLLGIESDFFPEHVEAYRQVLNSYPFDYIIGSVHSTGGVSIFNKNRWKHLGAKEQIAVKTEYYRLIGESARSGMFQILGHIDAMKGNYPGFSDIPAPGPLDECLKIIGDSGVAIEINTSGKTKLSGGWYPSDDILERALRYGVPVTFGSDAHKPSRVGDELEQVAARLKEIGFTSWVYFKEQRQIEVPL; translated from the coding sequence ATGAAATTTGACCTGCACACCCATCATTTCCGCTGCGGCCACGCTGATGGAAACATCCGGGATTATATTGAAGCCGGCATCCAAAACGGACTTAAAGTCATAGGCATTTCGGATCACACGCCGTACTTCGGACATCCGGAAGACCGTGCTTTTCCCCATATTGCCATGGCGAAATCGGAATTCGCGAATTATGTGGAAGAGGTCTTGTCGCTGAAGAAGGAATATGACGGGGTTATCGACGTTCTGCTTGGCATTGAATCCGACTTTTTCCCCGAGCATGTGGAAGCCTACCGCCAGGTATTGAACTCCTATCCGTTCGATTATATTATCGGGTCGGTGCACAGCACGGGCGGGGTCAGCATTTTCAACAAGAACCGTTGGAAGCATCTCGGGGCCAAGGAACAAATCGCCGTCAAGACCGAATACTACCGCCTGATCGGGGAGTCCGCCCGCAGCGGCATGTTCCAGATTCTGGGCCATATCGACGCGATGAAGGGCAACTATCCCGGCTTCTCCGACATCCCCGCCCCCGGTCCGCTGGACGAATGCCTGAAGATCATCGGCGACTCCGGTGTCGCCATCGAAATCAACACATCCGGCAAAACGAAGCTCAGCGGCGGATGGTATCCGTCCGACGATATTTTGGAGCGGGCGCTGCGGTACGGCGTGCCGGTTACCTTCGGCTCGGATGCGCACAAGCCTTCCCGCGTCGGGGATGAGCTTGAGCAGGTTGCCGCAAGGCTTAAGGAAATCGGCTTCACCTCCTGGGTGTATTTTAAAGAACAGAGACAGATCGAAGTCCCCCTGTAG
- a CDS encoding transposase, whose protein sequence is MYILQESLFSFEELQKIESKERLPIFFSALDLRPYARELRNPSPRGADGHCRQGILRALLAAPLENIDTFTGLARRLKFDLRFRYQCGLRLDIPAPSISTLSRVFAELTGKGLAKQLFEDLVTQCQEAGIIDGTHVAIDSAAIHAYEKKEPKRKSELTGNANWGAKFDTFGNKVKWFGYKLHLAVDAKSELPMALKVTSAHVNDGDEGPALMTTVAAKSKVKFFMLDAGYDQIKNYEAARNVKAQAIIPLNPRNEKEPPAGITRKGTPCCSMGFPMTYWGQEKVHLKFRCPHATGQVDCPLGMAACSSSNYGMVVKINSQTDLRRYALPHRESRGWKELYNKRTSVERCNSRMKTYLTADQLHVWGIQKVTTHQYLNAIVLLASALAIAKQRVQNAA, encoded by the coding sequence ATGTATATTCTCCAAGAAAGTCTATTTTCCTTTGAAGAGCTTCAAAAAATCGAATCGAAAGAGCGATTGCCCATCTTTTTCAGCGCTTTGGACCTGCGACCTTACGCAAGAGAATTGAGAAATCCCTCACCCCGAGGAGCAGACGGACACTGTCGTCAAGGCATTCTTCGCGCGCTACTCGCAGCTCCTTTAGAGAATATCGATACGTTCACCGGCCTAGCGCGCAGACTAAAGTTTGACCTCCGTTTCCGTTACCAATGTGGGCTTCGACTGGATATCCCCGCTCCTTCGATTTCTACATTAAGTCGAGTCTTTGCCGAGTTGACTGGCAAAGGCCTTGCCAAGCAGTTGTTTGAGGATCTTGTGACTCAGTGCCAAGAAGCTGGAATCATCGACGGAACTCATGTCGCTATCGACAGCGCCGCTATTCACGCTTACGAGAAAAAGGAACCCAAGCGAAAAAGTGAACTCACCGGCAATGCCAACTGGGGTGCCAAGTTTGACACCTTTGGCAACAAAGTCAAGTGGTTTGGCTATAAGTTGCATCTGGCCGTCGATGCCAAAAGTGAACTTCCCATGGCGCTCAAGGTGACCTCTGCCCATGTGAACGACGGAGACGAAGGGCCTGCACTCATGACGACTGTCGCTGCGAAATCTAAAGTGAAATTCTTCATGCTGGATGCGGGCTACGACCAAATAAAAAACTACGAGGCCGCCCGGAACGTCAAGGCGCAAGCCATTATTCCGCTGAATCCACGGAATGAAAAGGAACCGCCAGCGGGGATTACCCGCAAAGGCACGCCCTGTTGTTCGATGGGATTTCCCATGACGTATTGGGGACAGGAAAAGGTGCATTTAAAATTCCGTTGTCCACATGCGACAGGTCAAGTGGATTGTCCTTTGGGCATGGCCGCTTGTTCGTCCTCCAATTATGGAATGGTGGTTAAAATCAACAGTCAAACGGATCTCCGGCGTTATGCGCTACCGCATCGGGAAAGCCGAGGCTGGAAGGAACTTTACAATAAACGAACCAGTGTAGAACGCTGCAATTCTCGAATGAAGACCTATTTAACTGCAGACCAGCTTCACGTCTGGGGGATTCAAAAAGTGACAACTCACCAATATTTAAATGCGATTGTGTTACTTGCCTCTGCGCTTGCCATTGCGAAGCAACGAGTACAGAACGCCGCTTAA